Proteins found in one Clostridium kluyveri DSM 555 genomic segment:
- a CDS encoding transposase — MKGKSYTKELKEEVLREVKEVGNVSLVSRRHGLSKSTIFTWIRNSKDKDEIKIKPGRKALVEGEKELENELTEVTKENDHLKKLLGEKDLEIAILRDLIKKSNPQLRKK, encoded by the coding sequence ATGAAAGGAAAAAGTTATACGAAAGAATTAAAAGAAGAGGTATTAAGAGAAGTGAAAGAAGTAGGAAATGTTTCACTGGTATCAAGGAGACATGGGCTCTCAAAATCAACTATATTTACGTGGATAAGGAATTCTAAGGATAAGGATGAGATTAAAATTAAGCCTGGTAGAAAAGCTTTAGTTGAGGGAGAAAAAGAACTTGAAAATGAGCTGACAGAGGTAACAAAAGAAAATGATCATCTAAAAAAATTGTTAGGAGAAAAAGATTTAGAAATAGCAATTCTTAGAGATTTAATAAAAAAATCAAACCCTCAATTAAGGAAAAAGTAG
- a CDS encoding helix-turn-helix domain-containing protein: MKIRKNQFTAYGRKGGRKPKLDDNKKKAIYELYKQKKTTVKNLCNMFNISKPTLYKVIEEISKSKVS; the protein is encoded by the coding sequence ATTAAGATTAGAAAGAACCAATTTACCGCTTACGGAAGAAAAGGTGGAAGAAAGCCAAAGCTTGATGATAATAAAAAGAAAGCAATATATGAATTATATAAGCAGAAGAAAACAACAGTAAAAAATCTATGTAATATGTTTAATATAAGTAAACCTACTCTCTATAAAGTCATAGAAGAAATTAGTAAAAGTAAAGTATCATAG
- a CDS encoding ISL3 family transposase: protein MKKICVDDFAFKKRYTYGTIMIDIDTHRVIDVLDSRDKDRVIEWLNTYPNIKVVSRDGSRTYGAAIKASHPNAIQVTDRFHLLKNLSEAVEKYMCRLYPSRLEIPATSTTLSPEMEALYNTRNRRERILFARKKYKEGYTQSEIALLLHSAISTIGKYLTMSESDIPKSSSSTRESQHQREILKKKTKIEEVKSMFQRGTPVDEICRKTGHTYQTIMNYVSGNYSLVNGNYDNRRPGKLQKYEDEVVLLRSQGITYKKITEIIGKKGYTGTVDALRVFMQKEREHHKNSILHKEDNKKEYIARKWMIQLIYHKLDNIKGITSEQYEEVLKKYPIIGHIYKLLRQFYEIIFSKKCNELDQWMREAKELDICEIDSYISGLKNDINAVKNAINYNYNNGLAEGSVNKLKLIKRVMYGRQNSDSVLGVL, encoded by the coding sequence GTGAAAAAGATTTGTGTGGATGATTTTGCTTTTAAAAAAAGATATACATATGGGACAATCATGATTGATATTGATACTCACCGAGTTATTGATGTTCTTGATTCACGTGACAAAGATAGGGTAATTGAATGGCTAAATACATACCCTAATATAAAAGTTGTATCCAGAGATGGATCACGTACTTATGGTGCTGCAATAAAGGCATCTCATCCCAATGCAATTCAAGTTACAGATCGATTTCATCTGCTGAAAAATCTATCAGAAGCTGTTGAAAAATATATGTGCAGATTATATCCATCAAGACTTGAGATTCCGGCAACATCTACTACTCTTTCTCCAGAAATGGAGGCACTCTATAACACTAGAAATCGAAGAGAAAGGATTCTATTTGCACGTAAAAAATATAAAGAAGGATATACTCAATCTGAGATTGCTTTACTACTACATTCAGCTATTTCGACAATCGGAAAATATCTTACAATGTCCGAGTCAGACATACCAAAATCCTCGTCATCTACAAGAGAAAGTCAACATCAAAGGGAAATATTAAAAAAGAAAACTAAGATTGAAGAAGTGAAATCAATGTTTCAACGTGGCACTCCCGTAGATGAAATATGTAGAAAAACAGGCCATACCTATCAAACAATTATGAACTACGTTTCTGGAAACTATTCACTTGTAAATGGTAATTATGATAATCGAAGGCCTGGAAAACTACAAAAATATGAAGACGAGGTTGTTTTATTGCGTTCACAGGGAATTACATATAAAAAAATAACAGAAATAATTGGGAAAAAAGGTTATACAGGAACTGTAGATGCACTTAGGGTTTTTATGCAGAAAGAACGAGAACATCATAAAAACTCAATACTACATAAAGAAGACAATAAAAAGGAATATATTGCACGGAAGTGGATGATACAGTTGATATATCATAAACTTGATAACATAAAGGGAATTACGAGCGAACAATATGAAGAAGTGCTAAAAAAATACCCAATTATAGGACATATATACAAACTTCTTAGACAATTTTATGAAATTATATTTTCAAAAAAATGCAATGAACTTGATCAGTGGATGCGTGAAGCAAAAGAATTAGACATATGTGAAATAGATTCCTATATATCAGGACTAAAAAATGATATAAATGCTGTAAAAAATGCTATTAACTATAATTATAACAATGGTTTAGCTGAAGGAAGTGTAAATAAACTTAAGTTAATTAAAAGAGTTATGTATGGACGTCAGAACTCGGATTCTGTGCTAGGAGTGCTTTAA
- a CDS encoding IS3 family transposase, with protein MKPSIKEKVEIAKKYIEQGYNAVFVLKVVKLGRSTYYYNLSVEGKEKTRPKGGKPKGYSINRDGEKVCDDQIKEFILEAIDGDAINYGYRKITYHLRKYCNLVINHKKVYRLCKELRILKDQRIIRTKIKRNIAINRTITGSNQLWEMDIKYGYIEGEDKFFYLLNLIDIFDRSIIDYHMGLHCEAKDAAALLRKCLIRRNLFEEDSKKPVIRTDNGPQFISHKFDECCEELKIEHERIPVKTPNKNAHVESFHRILEDECLKINEFQSYGEAYKIVNEFMEFYNNRRLHSSLRFMAPHEFYNLYFEENLTNIQIRV; from the coding sequence ATCAAACCCTCAATTAAGGAAAAAGTAGAAATAGCTAAAAAGTATATAGAGCAAGGATACAATGCAGTATTTGTACTTAAAGTAGTTAAACTCGGAAGATCAACATATTACTATAATTTAAGTGTAGAAGGCAAAGAAAAGACTAGGCCTAAAGGTGGAAAGCCAAAAGGATATAGTATAAACAGAGATGGTGAGAAAGTATGCGATGATCAGATTAAGGAATTTATTTTGGAGGCCATTGACGGGGATGCTATTAACTATGGATATAGAAAAATAACTTACCATTTAAGAAAATATTGTAATCTTGTGATTAATCATAAGAAGGTTTATCGGCTTTGCAAAGAGCTCAGAATACTTAAAGATCAGAGAATAATTAGAACTAAAATAAAGAGAAATATTGCAATTAACAGAACTATAACAGGCTCAAATCAACTATGGGAAATGGATATAAAATATGGCTATATAGAAGGTGAGGATAAATTCTTCTACTTACTAAATTTAATTGATATCTTTGATAGGAGCATTATAGATTACCACATGGGTTTACACTGTGAGGCTAAAGATGCTGCAGCACTACTGAGGAAGTGCTTAATAAGAAGAAACTTGTTTGAGGAAGACTCTAAAAAGCCAGTAATAAGAACAGACAACGGACCCCAGTTTATAAGTCATAAATTTGATGAATGCTGTGAAGAACTTAAAATTGAACATGAGAGAATACCAGTGAAGACGCCAAATAAAAACGCACATGTAGAATCATTTCACAGAATACTTGAGGATGAGTGTTTAAAAATTAATGAATTTCAAAGCTATGGAGAAGCATACAAAATAGTAAATGAATTTATGGAATTCTACAATAATAGGAGATTACATTCAAGTTTAAGATTTATGGCTCCACATGAATTTTATAACCTTTATTTTGAAGAAAACCTAACAAACATTCAAATAAGGGTCTAA
- a CDS encoding DHA2 family efflux MFS transporter permease subunit — translation MKTEIIKFEETKKKKEYNVKVIMAVLLFGGFLSLFNETILNVALSKLMAEMNVTAITIQWLATGYMLIVAISVPTSAFLIHTFTTKRLYLGAMTLFLTGTVLAVFSTSFPMLLFARMVQATGTGILAPIMINTALAINPREKHGFVMGICTCIILVGPSLGPIVSGTLLQFFNWKSLFIILIPMIIICMIGGALYLKSAIDLTKPKIDYLSVLLSIIGFAGIVYGISIIGSNSNMLNIILIFTVGIIALILFSKRQLSLQQPMLDIRVFKHPYFTLGAILVIVIQMVQFSMNMVLPMLLENGLKLSSLMSALVLFPAVLVCSIMTTISGKIYDKVGGKTLIPLGILIMCIFLEILSRIQPSTSIITIAILNIFLYFGISLAWSPNQSNALNQIPMRNQADGVAILNTFIQLGAAFGTPLFIGLMSAGQKGYLNNIGNLNDPKSQVQALYSGFSYSITVAAMIIAIVFILSLSLRHKTKKYS, via the coding sequence GTGAAAACAGAAATAATTAAATTTGAAGAAACAAAAAAAAAGAAAGAATATAATGTAAAAGTAATTATGGCTGTACTGCTATTTGGAGGTTTCTTATCACTATTTAACGAAACTATACTAAACGTAGCATTATCAAAATTAATGGCAGAAATGAATGTTACAGCTATAACTATACAATGGCTTGCTACTGGATATATGCTAATTGTTGCAATTTCGGTACCAACTTCAGCTTTTCTTATCCATACTTTTACTACAAAACGATTATATTTAGGAGCAATGACATTGTTTTTAACTGGAACTGTTCTAGCAGTATTTTCTACATCTTTTCCAATGCTTTTATTTGCAAGAATGGTTCAAGCAACGGGAACTGGTATATTAGCACCTATTATGATTAATACAGCTTTAGCAATAAATCCACGTGAAAAGCATGGTTTTGTAATGGGAATATGTACTTGTATAATATTAGTAGGACCTTCATTAGGACCTATAGTTTCAGGTACATTATTACAATTTTTTAATTGGAAGTCATTATTCATAATATTAATTCCAATGATAATTATCTGCATGATTGGCGGTGCTTTATATTTAAAAAGTGCAATAGACCTAACAAAACCTAAAATTGATTATTTATCTGTATTGCTGTCAATAATAGGTTTTGCAGGAATTGTATATGGAATAAGTATAATAGGGTCAAACTCAAATATGCTAAATATTATTCTTATTTTTACAGTAGGTATAATTGCATTAATTTTATTTAGTAAACGTCAACTATCGTTACAACAACCAATGTTAGACATACGTGTATTTAAGCATCCTTATTTTACATTAGGTGCAATATTAGTTATAGTGATTCAAATGGTTCAATTTTCAATGAATATGGTTTTACCGATGTTATTAGAAAATGGGTTAAAATTATCTTCTTTGATGTCGGCCTTGGTTTTATTTCCAGCAGTTCTTGTATGTAGCATTATGACTACTATATCAGGTAAAATTTATGATAAGGTTGGAGGAAAAACATTAATTCCACTAGGTATACTAATAATGTGTATTTTCTTAGAGATATTATCACGTATTCAACCTTCTACGTCTATAATAACAATTGCTATTTTAAATATTTTTTTATACTTTGGAATATCTCTAGCATGGTCGCCTAATCAATCAAATGCACTTAATCAAATACCAATGAGAAATCAAGCAGATGGTGTTGCAATATTAAATACTTTCATTCAATTAGGTGCAGCTTTTGGTACACCTTTATTTATAGGGCTTATGTCAGCTGGTCAAAAGGGCTATCTAAATAATATAGGTAACCTTAATGATCCTAAAAGCCAGGTGCAAGCACTATATAGCGGCTTTAGTTATTCAATAACAGTTGCAGCTATGATTATTGCAATTGTTTTTATATTATCCTTGTCTCTAAGACATAAAACAAAAAAATACAGCTAA
- a CDS encoding MATE family efflux transporter codes for MTELENFILEGNIKTLLFKFSLPAISVFLANVLYNLIDAIFIGNQANGSLGIAALSIVFPIQQIILALSQMIGVGIASITSRSLGAGNKLRAEKAVGTALTSSVLLGILIMVIGLAFIRPILYIFGSSETILPYAVTFFRITLYCSVFFVFSIVSNSIIQSEGHANIAMISMIIGPVINIPLDYILVTRLKYGIKGAAIATDISQIICFIFLLVYICFNSKILGVKVKNLVINIKLLKEAISLGVSTFMTQLAYGILSIVLNNSLRIYGGSDLYLSAIGIYNRIFGFITVPMYGIRQALQPIIGFNYGAKKFNRVKQSLKLGILTSVVISLGFLVIIISFTNKIAGVFTSDNELIALTVPILRVILLMSPLVGVQVIAASFFQYIGKPKPALFLSIMKQFLFLIPLMLVIPIFFKVTGVFVSVPLSDFFTAMISLIFIYREIKKMNELNVIQGKNKNAHV; via the coding sequence ATGACTGAACTTGAAAATTTCATTCTGGAAGGTAATATCAAAACATTACTCTTTAAGTTTTCTCTTCCTGCCATAAGTGTATTTTTAGCTAATGTATTATATAATCTTATTGATGCAATTTTTATAGGTAATCAGGCTAATGGTAGCTTAGGAATTGCAGCTTTATCTATAGTCTTTCCTATTCAACAAATAATACTGGCTCTTTCTCAAATGATCGGAGTTGGAATCGCTTCTATAACTTCCAGAAGTCTTGGAGCCGGAAATAAACTAAGAGCAGAAAAGGCTGTGGGTACTGCATTAACATCTTCTGTTCTATTAGGAATTTTAATTATGGTTATAGGACTGGCTTTCATCAGACCTATATTGTATATTTTTGGTTCCTCGGAAACCATACTACCCTATGCTGTAACATTCTTTAGAATTACTTTATATTGTAGTGTTTTTTTCGTTTTTAGTATTGTTTCCAATAGCATCATACAATCAGAAGGGCATGCTAATATTGCTATGATAAGCATGATAATAGGACCTGTAATTAATATTCCGTTAGATTACATATTGGTTACAAGACTTAAATATGGGATAAAAGGAGCTGCCATTGCTACAGATATTTCCCAAATAATATGTTTTATATTTTTATTAGTATACATCTGTTTTAATAGTAAAATTTTAGGAGTAAAAGTTAAAAATTTAGTAATTAATATAAAGTTATTAAAGGAAGCGATTTCATTAGGAGTATCAACGTTTATGACTCAACTGGCTTATGGAATTCTATCCATAGTTTTAAATAATTCATTGAGAATTTATGGAGGATCTGACTTATATCTTTCTGCAATTGGTATATATAATCGTATATTCGGGTTTATTACCGTTCCTATGTATGGAATTAGACAAGCTCTTCAGCCCATTATAGGATTTAATTATGGTGCTAAAAAATTCAATAGAGTAAAACAAAGCTTAAAACTTGGAATTTTAACATCGGTTGTAATTTCATTGGGATTTTTAGTTATAATTATTAGTTTTACAAATAAAATAGCGGGTGTTTTTACATCTGATAATGAATTAATAGCATTGACGGTTCCTATTTTAAGAGTAATCCTACTTATGAGTCCTTTAGTAGGTGTTCAAGTAATTGCTGCAAGTTTTTTTCAGTATATTGGTAAACCTAAGCCTGCATTATTTCTATCAATAATGAAGCAATTTTTATTTTTGATACCATTAATGCTGGTTATTCCAATATTCTTCAAGGTTACTGGTGTTTTTGTATCTGTTCCATTATCTGATTTTTTTACTGCAATGATATCTTTAATTTTTATATACCGTGAGATAAAAAAGATGAATGAATTGAACGTAATTCAAGGAAAAAATAAAAATGCACATGTTTAG
- a CDS encoding TetR/AcrR family transcriptional regulator has product MNSKTNSREKMVAAAEKLFQIKGFNATGLNEILKESDSPKGSLYYYFPNGKEELALVAIESAGKHIHNKLSAELDKYSNPILAIQYVIKNIIEALNIEGKLEGISISLLALENYLSNESLRESCKKAFIVLEDMYAKKLIRSGFPKKVAQELGMVIEAIIEGAIIVSLTKKDTTSLLGASNQIGILLSHYI; this is encoded by the coding sequence ATGAATAGTAAAACTAATTCACGAGAAAAAATGGTTGCAGCAGCAGAAAAACTTTTTCAGATTAAAGGATTTAATGCTACAGGATTAAATGAAATTTTAAAAGAAAGTGACTCACCTAAGGGGTCTCTATATTATTATTTTCCTAATGGAAAAGAAGAACTGGCTTTAGTAGCAATAGAATCAGCAGGCAAGCACATACATAATAAATTAAGTGCTGAATTAGACAAATATTCAAATCCTATATTAGCTATACAATATGTTATAAAAAACATAATAGAAGCGTTAAATATAGAAGGTAAACTTGAAGGCATTTCTATAAGTTTGTTGGCCTTAGAGAATTATTTATCGAATGAGTCACTAAGGGAATCTTGCAAAAAGGCTTTTATAGTTTTGGAAGATATGTATGCTAAAAAGTTAATTAGAAGTGGATTTCCTAAGAAAGTTGCACAGGAATTAGGTATGGTTATTGAAGCGATTATTGAAGGAGCAATTATTGTATCACTTACAAAAAAAGATACTACTTCGCTGCTAGGTGCTAGTAACCAAATAGGTATTTTATTAAGTCATTATATTTAG
- a CDS encoding polysaccharide deacetylase family protein: protein MKKFCGLRCGILIITILFICSNCSSVGYTDNLALSNNKSKNIQECPKEVFLTFDDGPSVNNTGKILKILNDNNIKATFFVVGIKAEENPEALKELSNSGMCIGVHTYSHNYKKIYKSLDAYINDYEMCKSTIKKITNKEPINYTRLPGGSTNLIISKTNLNLIKKTLNDKGIKYVDWNVCSGDADSHEVSVEKIKRNVKTQCQNKKIAVILMHDTYYKHFTVESLPEIIAYLKNQGFVFRTFGDLTEVEQKEMIDLEIINKNNVR, encoded by the coding sequence ATGAAAAAGTTTTGTGGTTTACGCTGTGGTATCCTCATAATTACAATACTATTTATATGTTCAAATTGTTCGAGTGTTGGATATACCGATAATTTAGCTCTATCCAACAATAAGTCTAAAAATATTCAGGAATGCCCTAAAGAAGTATTCTTAACTTTTGATGACGGGCCAAGCGTAAATAATACAGGAAAAATATTAAAAATATTAAATGACAACAATATAAAGGCTACCTTTTTTGTGGTTGGAATAAAGGCTGAAGAAAATCCTGAAGCACTAAAAGAATTAAGTAATAGTGGTATGTGTATAGGAGTTCATACTTATTCTCATAATTATAAAAAAATATATAAAAGTTTAGATGCTTATATTAATGATTATGAAATGTGTAAAAGTACAATAAAAAAGATAACAAATAAAGAACCTATAAATTATACTCGATTACCAGGCGGCTCAACTAATCTGATAATCAGTAAAACAAACTTAAATTTAATAAAAAAGACTTTAAATGATAAGGGAATAAAATATGTAGATTGGAATGTTTGTTCAGGTGATGCAGACAGTCATGAAGTATCTGTTGAGAAAATAAAAAGAAATGTTAAAACTCAATGTCAGAATAAAAAAATTGCAGTAATACTTATGCATGACACATATTATAAGCATTTTACAGTAGAATCTCTGCCTGAAATAATAGCATACTTGAAAAACCAAGGATTTGTCTTTAGAACTTTTGGAGATTTAACTGAAGTAGAACAGAAGGAAATGATAGACCTTGAAATAATAAATAAAAATAATGTCCGATAA
- a CDS encoding transposase family protein, whose translation MVIIMEKLFKSLDTELEILDYKIKSDKIIITLVSNRKNVVCPYCNQASQKVHSFYQREVKDLPIMDKKVILLLNTRKMFCDNPMCSHKTFAERYSFLRYKARKSERLIQRILDISASVSSMTAADFLSKNIADIGKSTICSLLKKNPTDC comes from the coding sequence ATGGTGATAATCATGGAAAAACTTTTTAAATCTCTTGATACTGAATTAGAAATTTTAGATTATAAAATCAAATCAGATAAAATAATAATAACATTAGTTTCTAATAGAAAAAATGTTGTTTGTCCTTATTGCAACCAGGCTTCTCAAAAAGTTCATTCTTTTTATCAACGAGAAGTCAAAGATCTTCCTATTATGGACAAGAAAGTAATCCTGCTTTTGAACACCAGAAAAATGTTTTGTGATAATCCGATGTGTTCGCATAAAACTTTTGCTGAACGTTATAGTTTCCTTAGATATAAAGCTAGAAAATCAGAAAGGCTAATCCAAAGAATTCTTGATATTTCAGCCAGTGTAAGTTCAATGACAGCAGCTGATTTTTTATCCAAAAACATTGCAGATATAGGGAAAAGTACAATTTGCAGCTTGCTTAAAAAAAACCCCACAGATTGTTGA